A genomic segment from Echeneis naucrates chromosome 20, fEcheNa1.1, whole genome shotgun sequence encodes:
- the arhgap21a gene encoding rho GTPase-activating protein 21a isoform X4, with protein sequence MLTEVGLAASSRQRRPLFTLSSCLRVRSSVPKAYSQDAYLKGNEAYSGNAQNIPEPPPICYPRIEVKAAGMAQSSEPVAVSETPRGPAQGPGRRGGTAEKSYRVEIPVPPPPQQTSKPQSVVCVCNDNVRTIAMTPDPVDRGSRVARAGPSHRTEENRYGPIADSSPARPRPLIPSVPGGAQLQYPSSRPVEAPVYSPSSSSRPGAIYPDQLSPSVRAPLTAASPDTFSTAVSPSANHYSPSPTAPTTSPHQNIDWRNYTTYKDYIDAKRLHTYGCRTIQERLDSLRAAANSSSAYAQQHTAPPPNSSQKGMLGSQVRQRSTSNDRGMDASNQGTAVTTPLRSVSQERLGGGTDRKTPTRNWPRSASQDALPFSTSSGVTKPRARSCDYLIQRPAESSGVDRVEFEDRLLMCRREEDRAGRQASGLKTLPHLNRSLAGQEDDTRGSGLSNSPLAAPVFTKGTTDSALPPRTDGLIMRPSRLPVKNAISDPSPALSSNKTTDQRAATIGNHLGYPSPLHLQLRGRADSLKMESRLEAGLAARSSSCSGPSSKLPMQKQQQSGVVPATSGSATTNGAVTQKPKVRETSSFGSIPARTNGGLAEGVEGPDATVVVLRRDKNSGPPHIRPPSYVLAVNDNHGGGTHKSPPLVKAGSEDGAVCWMSNDGCREMHLRRLGDTRLKSGSNNLDDSLDSIPFIDEPSSPSIDQDSSHIPACAVIAGAPIITTIPPSPPSPSPLIRRQLSHDQDSLRLTIIESDSGSKTERSKSYDEGLDNYREESRGRSLIPGLKGLRKAVDRSSEDSGSRRDSSSDVFCDATKEGLLHFKQLSTDKGKRVGGGIRPWKQMYAVLRGNYLCLYKDKKEGQAHANCQAVDEPLPISLKACLIDISYSDTKRKNVLRLTTSDCEYLFQAEDREDMLAWIRVIQENSNLDEENAAFTSHDLISRKIKEYNTLMSPTGSKTEPSPKPSRQSLSIRQTLLGGKGETKATSPHSPKPEQERKNMHKDDTSPPKDKGTWRKGIPGLMRKPFEKKPSPGVTFGVRLDDCPPAQTNKFVPLIVEVCCKLVEERGLEYTGIYRVPGNNAAISNMQEELNNKGMNDIDIQDDKWRDLNVISSLLKSFFRKLPEPLFTNDRYTDFIEANRIEDPVERLKVLKRLLHELPDHHYETLKFLSAHLKTVAENSEKNKMEPRNLAIVFGPTLVRTTEDNMTHMVTHMPDQYKIVETLIQNYDWFFTEDGNGDPVTMSQEESAVESQPVPNIDHLLTNIGRTATSQGEVSDSPTSDSAKSKGSWGSGKDRELLVSSIFAAASRKRKKSKEKPQPSSSDDDLDAVFARKEILGQKPNHHLQAEAQSEARPSPNAKPNAKQQVRVEERKENGRSVELTPKTKREHRNSLFMKEKTPPRHSSPSPSPSPNISYQTAPQGKSSLSDPPSQLDENTSDLGTMSSGASVPRSRPKKWPAGASLDLPAGACAAPGAGASAGAEVSSITSDYSTTSSITFLTGAESSALSPELQGGEEADDERSELISEGRPMETDSESDFPVFAPGGGNSQSTPCPGQSQEKTEARGGGATREGGTTPKLEARRLFPSHRMIECDTLSRRWSLRQKTDSESSVEGTAGSGERSEGRAESSTRLSRVLEVMKKGRSTSSLSSSSRSESERPEPAWHLKITERLKFRLRTSADDMFTQKNRAPDARSKKKNIRRRHTMGGQRDFAELAVINDWKEQGGVDQAADLSAVDRLKPRCSSEDFSFRDWIARERCRGSEAGVEVAPKAVPEDDHAEAQDVAPERPPASASPGAPFQRSGEHVNGGGLQGKNKASLGADAHPHKLSGAQVVRSRFYQYL encoded by the exons ATGCTGACAGAAGTAGGTTTAGCTGCCAGCAGCAGGCAGAGGCGTCCCCTGTTCACCCTCTCCTCATGCCTCAGGGTTCGCTCTTCAGTACCAAAG GCGTATTCCCAGGATGCATACCTCAAAGGAAATGAAGCATACAGCGGAAATGCCCAGAACATCCCCGAGCCTCCTCCGATATGCTACCCTCGGATAGAAGTTAAGGCGGCGGGCATGGCCCAGTCTTCAGAGCCTGTTGCGGTCAGCGAGACCCCCCGAGGGCCAGCTCAGGGACCAGGAAGACGAGGAGGGACCGCTGAAAAGAGCTATCGAGTGGAAATCCCTGTTCCGCCTCCCCCACAGCAGACTTCAAAGCCTCAGTctgtagtgtgtgtctgtaacgACAATGTGAGGACAATAGCCATGACTCCTGATCCAGTTGACAGGGGGTCCCGGGTGGCTCGGGCTGGCCCCAGCCACAGGACAGAGGAAAACCGGTATGGTCCAATAGCAGATTCCAGCCCAGCGAGGCCCAGACCCCTTATTCCCTCAGTACCTGGGGGTGCACAGTTGCAGTACCCCTCTTCTCGTCCTGTAGAAGCCCCAGTCTACTCCCCTTCCTCAAGTTCTCGACCTGGTGCGATTTATCCTGACCAATTGTCTCCATCTGTACGGGCACCTCTCACTGCCGCCTCACCGGACACGTTCTCTACTGCCGTCTCACCCAGTGCCAACCACTACTCCCCCTCTCCCACAGCGCCTACCACCTCCCCACACCAGAACATTGACTGGAGAAACTACACCACCTACAAGGACTATATTGACGCCAAGAGGCTGCACACCTATGGCTGTCGCACCATCCAGGAGCGCTTGGATAGTTTACGTGCGGCCGCCAATTCTAGTTCTGCCTACGCCCAGCAACATACAGCACCACCTCCAAACAGCAGTCAGAAAGGAATGCTGGGCTCCCAGGTCAGACAGAGGAGCACATCCAATGACCGTGGGATGGATGCAAGTAACCAGGGTACTGCGGTGACAACTCCATTACGAAGCGTCTCCCAAGAGAGGCTTGGAGGTGGGACGGACAGGAAAACACCAACTAGGAACTGGCCTCGGAGTGCTTCCCAGGATGCTCTCCCCTTCTCCACCTCATCAGGAGTTACGAAACCTCGGGCGCGGTCTTGTGACTATCTGATCCAGCGGCCGGCGGAGTCAAGTGGGGTTGACAGGGTGGAGTTTGAGGACAGGCTGCTGATGTGCCGGCGAGAGGAAGACAGGGCTGGCAGGCAGGCATCAGGCCTGAAGACTTTACCTCATCTAAACAGGAGTCTCGCTGGACAGGAGGATGACACGCGAGGAAGTGGACTATCTAACTCACCTTTAGCTGCTCCTGTGTTTACTAAAGGTACGACAGATTCTGCACTGCCACCAAGGACAGATGGTCTCATAATGAGACCTTCACGTCTGCCGGTCAAAAACGCCATCTCAGACCCTTCGCCTGCCTTATCCTCCAATAAAACCACAGACCAAAGAGCTGCCACCATAGGGAACCATCTGGGATACCCCTCCCCTCTGCACCTGCAGCTCAGGGGCAGGGCTGACAGTCTAAAAATGGAGAGCAGGTTGGAGGCTGGGTTGGCAGCCAGGTCCTCCTCTTGCTCTGGTCCATCTTCTAAACTGCCCatgcagaaacaacaacaaagcgGAGTTGTACCCGCAACCTCTGGTAGTGCCACCACAAATGGAGCTGTGACACAAAAACCAAAGGTCAGAGAAACCTCCAGCTTCGGCAGCATACCTGCACGGACTAATGGCGGACTTGCAGAGGGTGTAGAAGGACCCGATGCAACAGTCGTAGTCCTAAGAAGGGACAAAAACTCCGGCCCCCCTCACATTCGTCCTCCGTCCTACGTACTAGCTGTCAATGACAACCATGGAGGAGGGACTCATAAGTCACCACCCTTGGTGAAGGCAGGCTCCGAAGATGGCGCCGTGTGCTGGATGTCTAATGACGGCTGTAGGGAGATGCACCTGAGGAGGCTGGGAGACACGCGGCTGAAGTCTGGCTCCAATAACCTGGACGACTCCCTGGATTCAATCCCTTTCATAG ATGAACCATCCAGTCCCAGTATTGACCAGGACAGCTCCCACATTCCTGCCTGTGCTGTGATAGCTGGAGCtcccatcatcaccaccatcccgcccagccccccctccccatccccTCTCATTCGACGACAGCTGTCTCATGACCAAg ATTCTCTCCGTCTCACAATTATCGAGTCAGATTCGGGTTCAAAAACAGAGCGATCCAAGTCATACGACGAAGGCCTGGATAACTACCGGGAAGAAAGCAGAGG GAGGTCATTAATACCTGGTCTGAAAGGACTTAGAAAG GCAGTGGACAGATCTTCTGAAGATTCAGGATCCAGGAGGGATTCTTCTTCCGATGTCTTCTGTGACGCCACTAAGGAGGGTTTGCTGCATTTCAAGCAGCTAAGCACAGACAAGGGCAAG CGTGTTGGCGGGGGTATTCGTCCTTGGAAACAGATGTACGCCGTGTTGAGAGGCAACTACCTGTGCCtatataaagacaaaaaagagggACAGGCTCATGCCAATTGCCAAGCGGTTGACGAGCCGCTGCCAATCAGCCTGAAGGCCTGTCTGATTGACATCTCCTACAGCGACACCAAGCGCAAGAACGTGCTGCGGCTGACCACATCGGACTGCGAGTACCTGTTTCAGGCCGAGGACCGCGAGGACATGCTGGCCTGGATCAGAGTCATACAGGAGAACAGCAACCTGGATGAGGAG aacGCAGCCTTCACCAGCCATGACCTCATCAGCAGGAAGATCAAGGAGTACAACACCTTGATGAG TCCGACAGGCAGCAAGACCGAGCCCTCGCCCAAACCTTCCCGTCAGTCGCTGAGCATCAGACAGACACTGCTGGGAGGCAAAGGAGAGACCAAAGCAACAAGTCCACACTCACCCAAACctgagcaggagaggaagaacaTGCACAAAG ATGACACCAGCCCTCCTAAGGATAAAGGGACATGGAGGAAGGGCATCCCGGGCCTGATGAGGAAACCTTTTGAGAAGAAACCGTCTCCTGGAGTGACGTTTGGAGTGAGACTGGACGACTGCCCTCCTGCACAGACCAACAAG TTTGTGCCTCTGATTGTGGAGGTCTGTTGTAAGCtggtggaggagagggggtTGGAGTACACGGGCATCTACAGAGTCCCTGGAAACAACGCTGCCATCTCCAACATGCAGGAGGAGCTCAATAACAAGGGCATGAATGACATCGATATCCAGGACGAC AAATGGAGAGACCTCAATGTGATCAGCAGTTTACTCAAGTCGTTCTTTCGCAAACTTCCTGAGCCGTTATTCACAAATG acagatacacagactTCATCGAGGCCAACCGAATAGAGGATCCAGTGGAAAGACTGAAAGTACTCAAGAGGCTG cttcatgAGTTGCCAGATCATCATTACGAAACCCTGAAGTTCCTCTCAGCTCATCTGAAAACCGTGGCTGAAAATTCAGAGAAGAATAAG atggaGCCCAGGAACCTGGCCATCGTGTTCGGCCCCACTCTGGTGCGCACCACCGAGGACAACATGACGCACATGGTTACACACATGCCGGACCAGTACAAGATTGTGGAGACCCTCATTCAAAAT TATGATTGGTTTTTCACTGAAGATGGAAATGGAGATCCAGTG ACGATGTCCCAGGAGGAGAGTGCGGTGGAGTCTCAGCCCGTCCCCAACATCGACCACCTCCTCACCAACATCGGTCGCACGGCTACGTCGCAGGGTGAAGTATCAG ATTCACCGACTAGTGACTCAGCTAAATcaaag ggTTCCTGGGGCTCCGGGAAGGACAGAGAGCTACtggtctcctccatctttgctgCAGCCAGCCGCAAAAGAAAGAAGTCAAAGGAGAAGCCACAGCCAAGCAGCTCGGATGACGACCTGGATGCTGTGTTCGCCAGAAAGGAAATCCTTGGCCAGAAGCCAAATCACCACCTCCAGGCTGAGGCGCAGAGCGAGGCTCGTCCAAGCCCCAATGCAAAACCCAACGCAAAGCAACAAGTACGGgtagaggagaggaaggagaacgGGAGGAGTGTGGAGCTGACGCCTAAAACcaagagagagcacagaaactCCTTATTCATGAAGGAGAAGACTCCACCGAGGCATTCATCCCCTTCCCCCTCACCGTCCCCAAACATCAGCTACCAAACAGCTCCGCAAGGGAAGTCCTCCCTGTCCGATCCTCCGTCTCAGCTGGATGAGAACACCTCAGACCTCGGGACCATGAGCTCCGGAGCATCTGTGCCTCGGTCAAGACCAAAAAAGTGGCCTGCAGGAGCCTCCCTCGACCTGCCTGCAGGAGCCTGCGCTGCACCGGGAGCAGGTGCATCTGCCGGAGCAGAGGTGAGCTCCATCACGTCAGACTACTCCACCACTTCTTCCATCACGTTCTTGACCGGAGCGGAGTCCAGTGCACTCAGTCCAGAGCTTCAGGGTGGGGAGGAGGCAGACGACGAACGCAGCGAGCTCATCAGCGAGGGACGACccatggagacagacagtgaaagtGACTTTCCGGTTTTTGCCCCAGGTGGTGGCAACAGCCAGTCCACACCCTGTCCAGGGCAGAGTCAAGAAAAGACTGAGGCAAGAGGCGGCGGTGCAACAAGGGAGGGGGGCACCACACCAAAACTGGAGGCACGGCGCCTTTTTCCATCACACAGGATGATTGAGTGTGACACGCTCTCCAGAAGGTGGTCCCtgagacagaagacagacagtgaaTCATCAGTGGAGGGCACAGCTGGGAGCGGCGAGCGCAGCGAAGGCAGGGCGGAGTCTTCCACACGTTTATCTCGAGTCCTGGAGGTGATGAAGAAAGGCCGATCTACAAGCAGCCTCAGCTCGTCTTCACGCAGCGAGTCGGAGCGTCCTGAACCAGCCTGGCACCTTAAGATCACCGAGCGGCTAAAGTTCAGGTTACGAACATCCGCCGACGACATGTTCACCCAGAAGAACCGAGCTCCAGACGCACGTAGTAAGAAGAAGAATATCCGGCGGAGGCACACCATGGGCGGGCAGAGAGACTTTGCAGAGCTGGCGGTCATCAACGACTGGAAGGAGCAGGGCGGGGTGGACCAGGCGGCTGATCTGTCTGCTGTGGACCGCCTCAAGCCCAGATGCTCCTCAGAAGATTTCTCCTTCCGGGACTGGATCGCCAGGGAGCGCTGCAGAGGCTCTGAGGCAGGCGTCGAGGTGGCTCCTAAGGCCGTTCCTGAGGATGATCATGCAGAAGCTCAGGATGTCGCTCCTGAGAGACCTCCAGCTTCTGCTTCCCCAGGCGCGCCGTTCCAGCGATCGGGGGAGCACGTTAACGGCGGCGGGCTGCAGGGCAAGAACAAAGCCTCTCTCGGGGCAGACGCTCACCCACACAAACTCTCCGGAGCACAAGTCGTCCGCTCACGGTTCTACCAGTATCTGTGA